From one Alicyclobacillus acidocaldarius subsp. acidocaldarius Tc-4-1 genomic stretch:
- the cobT gene encoding nicotinate-nucleotide--dimethylbenzimidazole phosphoribosyltransferase, whose amino-acid sequence MEILAQRDLHLPSPRHVHASWRAKLQARLDALAKPTGSLGSLEPVLCDIAAIQATEHPRVRRPFFLLFAGDHGVAKDRPISRYGQHVTEEMVNHIASGRSVSTVLARSFGVPWRVYDVGMVSTPSHPDVRRSKVAAGTRDFTRGPAMTVDECAEAIRIGMQAVRDAHEDGADLVILGEMGIGNTTAASALSAWLLGVDVDLVVGTGTGIREQALAEKRLVVRTALTVWGERELSFPAGDARWLAGLAHLGGLELASICGAILEAAAIGLPVLLDGVLVGACALWAERARPGVRDFLIAGHLSPEPAHALLLGELRKRPLLDLGLRVGEGSGALMAWPILRAGLDVLDGSAMFSERARSGRDVT is encoded by the coding sequence GTGGAGATCTTGGCGCAAAGGGACCTGCATTTGCCCTCGCCGCGCCACGTCCATGCGTCGTGGCGGGCGAAGCTTCAAGCGCGGCTCGACGCGCTCGCGAAACCTACGGGCAGTCTCGGCTCCCTCGAACCCGTGCTTTGCGACATCGCGGCCATCCAGGCCACGGAGCATCCGCGCGTCCGCCGCCCGTTCTTTCTGCTGTTCGCGGGCGATCACGGCGTGGCCAAGGACCGCCCCATCTCGCGCTACGGCCAGCACGTGACGGAGGAGATGGTGAACCACATCGCCTCCGGCCGCAGCGTGTCCACGGTGTTGGCGAGATCGTTTGGGGTCCCTTGGCGCGTCTACGACGTCGGCATGGTGTCCACGCCCAGCCATCCGGATGTTCGGCGGAGCAAGGTGGCCGCCGGCACTCGCGACTTCACGCGCGGGCCAGCGATGACCGTCGACGAGTGCGCGGAGGCGATTCGGATTGGCATGCAGGCCGTGCGCGACGCGCACGAGGACGGCGCGGATCTCGTGATCCTCGGCGAGATGGGCATCGGCAACACGACCGCGGCCAGCGCGCTCTCCGCCTGGCTCCTCGGCGTCGATGTCGATCTCGTCGTCGGGACGGGCACGGGCATTCGCGAGCAGGCGCTCGCCGAGAAGCGCCTCGTGGTGCGCACCGCACTCACCGTATGGGGCGAGCGCGAGCTCTCGTTTCCGGCGGGTGACGCGCGCTGGCTGGCCGGGCTCGCGCACCTGGGCGGCCTGGAGCTGGCGTCCATCTGCGGCGCCATTCTCGAGGCCGCCGCCATCGGGCTGCCGGTTCTCCTGGACGGCGTGCTCGTCGGAGCCTGCGCCCTGTGGGCAGAACGCGCGCGCCCCGGCGTCCGCGATTTTCTGATTGCGGGCCACCTGTCGCCGGAACCGGCGCACGCGCTCTTGCTCGGCGAGCTCCGCAAGCGTCCCCTGCTGGACCTCGGCCTGCGCGTGGGCGAGGGCTCGGGCGCGCTCATGGCGTGGCCCATCCTGAGGGCGGGGCTCGACGTGCTCGATGGCAGCGCGATGTTTTCGGAACGAGCAAGGTCAGGGAGGGATGTCACATGA
- a CDS encoding Ppx/GppA phosphatase family protein, translated as MSNRVAIVDLGSNSCRMSIFEIDGESYRPVYEVKQNVRLAEGMTGNRRLTDASVERAIVCLRQFVRQGVLHDVDEWMPVATAALRQAENGDDVKQKIEEETGLRLRILTGEEEARYGFLGVVNTMPIQNAVIFDIGGASSEIALMRDRALIRATSLPYGALNLREMFGRYGEQACVRMASDQAAEALAEHAWVRQGELLPFIGLGGTARALAKLFLAETHRKTPRLHGFELPASYVEVKLKQLQQMSVNKRRKMKGIAKHRAEIITTGLAVLATLVRILKPPSVFVSRCGIREGLLFERLLGSANPVVPSVLEFSIRNFQSHFRIDRAAASAVADMAMRVGAELSARLHLDQSDRLVLWTAAQLEGAGAFVHPERWRDHAAYLVLHSDLYGLRPAEWQLVAQVVRFDHRDPRAKKLSLLLRLARWLALELGVEPHEVSRGKGGEIQIETRRMIQDIVEDTADAKVADDIRKALQITCSFRETGSAALTSAR; from the coding sequence ATGTCGAATCGCGTGGCCATCGTCGATCTCGGATCGAACTCGTGCCGAATGTCCATTTTCGAGATCGACGGGGAATCGTATCGCCCCGTGTATGAAGTCAAGCAGAACGTCCGACTGGCCGAAGGCATGACAGGGAACCGCCGCCTGACGGACGCGAGTGTCGAACGCGCCATCGTCTGCCTGCGCCAGTTCGTGCGGCAAGGCGTGTTGCACGACGTCGACGAATGGATGCCGGTTGCGACGGCGGCACTTCGCCAGGCTGAGAACGGTGACGACGTGAAGCAGAAGATCGAAGAGGAGACCGGCCTCCGCTTGCGCATTCTCACGGGCGAAGAGGAAGCGCGGTATGGATTTCTTGGCGTGGTCAACACCATGCCGATTCAAAATGCCGTCATTTTCGATATCGGCGGAGCGTCGAGCGAGATCGCGCTCATGCGGGACCGCGCGCTGATCCGCGCGACGAGCCTGCCTTACGGAGCGCTTAACCTCCGCGAGATGTTCGGCCGATACGGCGAACAGGCTTGCGTCAGAATGGCGAGCGACCAAGCAGCGGAAGCGCTCGCGGAACACGCGTGGGTGCGCCAGGGCGAACTCCTTCCGTTCATTGGACTCGGCGGAACTGCGCGCGCGTTGGCAAAACTGTTTCTGGCAGAAACACACCGGAAGACGCCGCGGCTGCACGGCTTTGAGCTCCCCGCTTCGTACGTCGAGGTGAAGCTCAAGCAGCTTCAGCAGATGAGCGTGAACAAGCGGCGCAAGATGAAAGGCATCGCGAAGCACAGGGCGGAAATCATCACCACGGGGCTAGCCGTGTTGGCGACGCTCGTGCGAATCCTGAAGCCCCCTTCGGTCTTCGTCAGCCGGTGCGGCATCCGAGAAGGGCTTTTGTTCGAACGTCTGCTCGGATCCGCCAATCCTGTGGTGCCCTCGGTGCTGGAGTTCAGTATCCGGAATTTCCAGAGCCACTTTCGGATCGATCGCGCCGCGGCAAGCGCGGTTGCCGACATGGCCATGCGGGTCGGGGCGGAATTGTCAGCGCGTCTCCATCTCGACCAAAGCGACAGGTTGGTGCTTTGGACGGCCGCTCAGCTCGAAGGCGCGGGCGCGTTTGTCCATCCCGAGCGATGGCGCGATCACGCCGCGTATCTGGTACTTCACTCGGACCTGTATGGACTCAGACCCGCCGAATGGCAGCTCGTGGCTCAGGTCGTCCGCTTTGATCACCGAGATCCGCGCGCGAAGAAACTGTCCCTGTTGCTTCGCCTCGCGAGATGGCTCGCACTCGAACTCGGCGTCGAGCCGCACGAGGTGTCGAGGGGCAAAGGCGGCGAGATTCAGATTGAAACCCGCCGCATGATTCAGGACATCGTGGAGGACACGGCGGATGCGAAGGTGGCGGACGACATCCGAAAAGCGCTTCAGATCACGTGCAGCTTTCGCGAGACCGGATCCGCAGCGCTTACGTCCGCGCGCTGA
- a CDS encoding alpha/beta-type small acid-soluble spore protein, with the protein MANNSGSNRTLVPQASKALDQMKYEIATEFGVNLGPDTTSRQNGSVGGEITKRLVAYAEQSLAGRA; encoded by the coding sequence ATGGCAAACAACTCGGGTAGCAATCGCACGCTCGTTCCGCAGGCTTCGAAGGCGCTGGATCAGATGAAGTACGAGATCGCGACGGAGTTCGGGGTGAATCTTGGCCCGGACACCACCTCTCGCCAGAATGGTTCGGTGGGTGGCGAGATCACGAAGCGCCTGGTGGCGTACGCGGAGCAAAGCCTCGCGGGCCGCGCGTAA
- the queD gene encoding 6-carboxytetrahydropterin synthase QueD gives MSAYGIPGRLQVLGSDIDRSQLKYHDRRVAVTKEFTFDAAHHLHAYDGKCANLHGHTYKLVITVSGRVNDIGIVVDFGDLKRLFEDVIKRRLDHQYLNEVLPPMNTTAENMIVWMWEELERALEAYGRDRDVRLERLELYETPTSRASLERAWMS, from the coding sequence GTGAGCGCGTATGGAATTCCGGGCCGCCTGCAGGTGCTCGGCTCCGATATTGACAGATCTCAGTTGAAATATCACGACCGCCGTGTGGCCGTGACAAAGGAGTTCACGTTCGACGCGGCACATCATCTTCACGCCTACGACGGGAAGTGTGCCAATCTTCACGGTCACACGTACAAGCTCGTGATTACCGTGAGCGGGCGCGTGAACGACATCGGCATCGTCGTGGACTTTGGCGATCTCAAGCGCCTTTTCGAAGACGTCATCAAGCGCCGACTGGATCACCAATACCTGAACGAGGTCCTGCCGCCGATGAACACGACGGCGGAAAACATGATCGTCTGGATGTGGGAAGAGCTAGAGCGCGCGCTTGAGGCGTACGGGCGAGATCGCGACGTAAGGCTCGAGCGGCTCGAGCTGTACGAGACGCCGACGAGTCGGGCGTCGCTGGAACGGGCGTGGATGTCGTGA
- a CDS encoding 7-carboxy-7-deazaguanine synthase QueE, which translates to MDVVKAAGASFRAPWEDAYEEAKRGDPGQLSLPMVEIFETVEGEGTRAGFPTTFVRVFHCNLRCTWCDTPYSYAPERPAFHATLREIAKQVEAFGWPNVCLTGGEPLIHRHKSQLLIEAIADIEWVRDVHIETNGAIDVRPYVRFRDASARLREVVRFIVDYKLPASGEDSRMIGEHLTSLSERDEVKFVIADERDFARALEVMEFYPTRATILMSPVWDTMPPRDLVALILKHRLRDVKLNLQLHKVIWDPNARGV; encoded by the coding sequence GTGGATGTCGTGAAGGCCGCCGGAGCCTCCTTCCGCGCGCCGTGGGAGGACGCCTACGAAGAGGCCAAGCGCGGCGATCCCGGCCAACTCTCGCTACCCATGGTCGAGATCTTCGAGACCGTGGAAGGCGAGGGAACGCGGGCAGGCTTCCCCACGACCTTCGTGCGGGTGTTCCACTGCAATCTGCGCTGCACGTGGTGCGACACGCCGTACAGCTATGCGCCGGAGCGCCCAGCCTTTCACGCGACGCTTCGAGAGATCGCTAAGCAGGTCGAGGCGTTTGGCTGGCCGAACGTGTGCCTCACGGGCGGCGAGCCCCTCATTCACCGGCATAAGTCGCAGTTGCTCATTGAGGCCATCGCGGATATCGAGTGGGTTCGAGACGTGCACATCGAGACGAACGGCGCCATCGACGTGCGCCCGTACGTCCGGTTTCGCGACGCGTCGGCGCGCCTGCGCGAGGTGGTGCGGTTCATCGTGGACTACAAGCTGCCCGCGAGCGGAGAAGACAGCCGCATGATCGGCGAGCACCTGACGTCCTTGTCTGAGCGAGACGAGGTGAAATTCGTGATCGCCGACGAACGCGACTTCGCGCGCGCCCTGGAGGTTATGGAGTTCTATCCCACGCGAGCCACCATCCTGATGAGCCCGGTGTGGGATACCATGCCGCCTCGGGATCTCGTGGCGCTCATCCTGAAGCATCGCCTGCGCGACGTGAAGCTGAACCTGCAGCTTCACAAGGTCATCTGGGACCCAAACGCGCGCGGGGTCTAG
- a CDS encoding winged helix-turn-helix transcriptional regulator: MMVMGNHEQICPRFEWAFALLGKRWTGLIIRVLLEGPKRFKDISDMIPNMSDRMLAERFKELERAGLVVRRVYAETPVRIVYELTPKGEALRPVMEAVQKWGDEWVTDSDCDEYQRRYKCSSRDRAL, from the coding sequence ATGATGGTCATGGGCAACCATGAGCAGATTTGCCCCCGATTCGAATGGGCGTTTGCATTGCTCGGCAAGCGCTGGACCGGGCTCATCATTCGCGTCTTGCTCGAGGGGCCCAAGCGCTTTAAAGATATCTCGGATATGATTCCCAACATGAGCGACCGCATGTTGGCCGAGCGCTTCAAAGAGCTCGAACGGGCTGGGCTGGTCGTTCGGCGGGTGTACGCGGAAACGCCCGTGCGGATTGTGTACGAGTTGACGCCAAAGGGCGAGGCGCTTCGCCCGGTCATGGAAGCCGTGCAAAAGTGGGGCGACGAGTGGGTCACCGACTCGGATTGCGATGAATATCAGCGCCGATACAAGTGTTCGTCGCGGGATCGCGCACTGTAG
- the lgt gene encoding prolipoprotein diacylglyceryl transferase produces the protein MHSYWFFIGSFPVRSYSTIFALAFLLGLGVTLYLAKIRGNPGDADHWWGLAPWLLVGGIVGARFWQVFFFDWGYYSAHPGQIVQVWNGGLSIQGGIAGALVAAIWYLRRHRLSFLHFADIATPGILLGQSIGRDADFMNGSAFGAPTHKGFGEVYPPGTLAYETYGNQPLWPAVTWEGMVDVALFALLFVILQRKKGWPLGFPFAYYLVAYNACRFFLEMLRGDSPRGVFGWDAAQWTALVSVAVGLGLLVWVFLKEKRKTPLGVPDAMGEDK, from the coding sequence GTGCACTCGTACTGGTTCTTTATAGGCTCCTTCCCAGTTCGCTCGTATAGCACGATCTTTGCGCTCGCGTTTTTGCTCGGTCTCGGCGTAACGCTGTATCTCGCCAAAATCCGCGGCAATCCCGGAGACGCGGACCACTGGTGGGGGCTCGCGCCTTGGCTTCTCGTGGGCGGCATCGTAGGCGCCCGCTTTTGGCAGGTTTTCTTTTTCGACTGGGGCTACTATTCGGCGCATCCCGGGCAGATTGTCCAAGTGTGGAACGGCGGCCTGTCGATTCAGGGCGGAATCGCGGGCGCGCTGGTGGCGGCCATTTGGTATCTGCGCCGACACCGACTGAGCTTCTTGCATTTTGCGGATATTGCCACGCCGGGCATTCTCTTGGGGCAGAGCATCGGGCGGGATGCCGACTTCATGAACGGCAGCGCGTTCGGCGCGCCCACGCACAAGGGATTTGGCGAGGTCTATCCGCCGGGCACGCTCGCGTATGAGACTTATGGAAACCAGCCGCTGTGGCCCGCAGTGACGTGGGAGGGCATGGTGGACGTCGCCCTGTTCGCGCTGTTGTTCGTGATCTTACAGCGCAAAAAGGGCTGGCCCCTCGGCTTTCCGTTTGCCTACTATCTCGTGGCGTACAATGCGTGCCGCTTCTTTTTGGAGATGTTGCGCGGGGACTCTCCGCGCGGCGTCTTCGGCTGGGATGCCGCACAGTGGACGGCGCTCGTGTCGGTCGCGGTGGGGCTGGGGCTTTTGGTTTGGGTGTTTCTCAAGGAGAAGCGAAAGACGCCGCTCGGCGTCCCCGACGCCATGGGCGAGGACAAATGA
- a CDS encoding haloacid dehalogenase type II, producing MLVLFDAYGTLFDWHGGMAQALMKEGIPADEAAQLAAHIRNVQVQLAWHAALTETYRDFDRVTRDAVAHVLQGRFESEAVERLARAQDHLPLFPDVAEGLQGLRGERLAILSNGTLRALQSALSRHGLLFAFDHVVSVDPVRTYKPARRAYQHALQVLKAEKRDVVFVSSNDWDAAAAEHFGFRACLLRRTDGGTLPYGRAPSAAIRSMAELPHLLSSIRTP from the coding sequence GTGCTCGTCCTGTTTGACGCCTATGGAACGCTCTTCGACTGGCACGGTGGCATGGCGCAGGCTCTGATGAAGGAAGGTATTCCAGCGGATGAGGCCGCCCAACTCGCGGCCCACATTCGCAATGTCCAGGTTCAACTGGCGTGGCATGCGGCGCTCACCGAAACGTATCGCGACTTCGACCGCGTGACGCGCGACGCGGTGGCGCACGTCTTGCAGGGGCGCTTCGAGTCTGAGGCCGTGGAGCGACTCGCCCGTGCGCAAGACCACCTTCCTCTGTTCCCCGACGTCGCAGAGGGCCTTCAGGGGCTTCGCGGCGAGCGACTTGCCATCCTGTCGAATGGCACGCTGCGCGCGCTCCAGTCGGCGTTGTCCCGGCACGGCCTTCTCTTTGCGTTCGATCACGTCGTGAGCGTGGATCCCGTTCGTACCTACAAACCTGCGCGCCGAGCCTATCAGCATGCGCTTCAAGTGCTCAAAGCGGAAAAGCGGGACGTCGTGTTCGTGTCGAGCAACGACTGGGACGCCGCCGCCGCGGAACACTTCGGATTTCGCGCCTGTCTCCTCCGCCGAACCGATGGCGGCACACTTCCCTACGGGCGCGCGCCGAGCGCGGCCATTCGGTCGATGGCCGAGCTCCCCCATCTCCTCTCCTCCATCCGGACACCATGA
- a CDS encoding aspartyl-phosphate phosphatase Spo0E family protein, which translates to MSEKEQTTDLIEHLRKKMMNQAVEACSLQDSEVIRLSQLLDLHLVALMRLQLAGEAQMPVHCEAQGHLPPASGEGPRSERSRIRLHRRRFHVIGRAMDTTGWS; encoded by the coding sequence ATGTCAGAAAAAGAACAGACCACGGACCTCATTGAACATCTGCGCAAGAAAATGATGAATCAGGCCGTCGAGGCTTGCAGCCTGCAGGACAGCGAAGTCATTCGACTCAGCCAGCTTTTGGACCTTCATCTCGTCGCGCTCATGCGCCTCCAGCTTGCCGGCGAAGCGCAGATGCCCGTACACTGTGAGGCGCAAGGCCACTTGCCGCCCGCATCGGGCGAAGGGCCGAGGTCGGAACGTTCGCGCATTCGCTTGCACCGCAGGCGCTTCCATGTGATTGGCCGGGCGATGGACACCACCGGCTGGTCGTAG